Genomic segment of Caretta caretta isolate rCarCar2 chromosome 4, rCarCar1.hap1, whole genome shotgun sequence:
TGCtttgttttaaacagatttttaggCCTATGTCCTGCGCAGCAGCCAAGCTGTGCTCAACATACTTTAGTGCAGGGTGGTGCAAAGGTAACTTTTAACATTTTGCATTCCCCTGAACCTGGGATCACATAGTCcatggcataagttagagcagcatgAGCTGCATATGATTTTATAGGGCTGTTCTGGCAACTAAGGATCACTGGAGTATAGGGATGTCATACCCACTCTACTGATGGCCAGGGAAGCGGTGGTGTACAAGCAATAGTAGTGACTGTGCACACCTGAGAATAACTGTACACAGTGGGAAAACCTTCAGTGGCAAGCTTTGAGCTGGAAGACCTGGCCCATAACTTTGAGAGACCTTTAGGAACACTGAAGTTTCTTACACTAGTGAGCATATATTTTCTTTAGATGGATGTTCTAATATTCTTGATTCgtcaaatgtttaaaaaagtaATCTTATAAAGAACACTAATAGTCCATAATTGATAACGCATTTATATGCGTGGAGAGCATATAAAGACAGATTCCTGTCTGGAGGCTTCAGTTTATGTAGGTATTTTTTACCACACCAATCACGGTGAATTAAGTGCTTATCAAAGTTGTAATTTGATAGGTGTTTCTTTAAACTACAGCATATAATATTACTGAACAAACTATTAAATAACATGTTAAAGGCCTATTACTATGTTCAagaatttttatttctatttttaaatgacaaaatgtgttcctaaatttaaaaaaaatagaaaataccttttatttatttatctatccaGTGTgattacagaagtcaatttttaatctaattttttatttttgtttgatttttggtttttgttgttttttttggttgATCGGTTTGTTTTTGGTATTTCAATAAATCTGATAAGTTGTTCTACATTTTCTTATTGCTATAATTGGAGTTCCAcataaaataagaaaaggagtacttgtggcaccttagagactaaccaatttatttgagcatgagctttcgtgagctgtagctgtagctcacgaaagctcatgctcaaataaattggttagtctctaaggtgccacaagtcctccttttctttttgcgaatacagactaacacggctgttcctctgaaacataaaaTAAGGTTAGCTGATTGGGTCCTAAACTCACTCATGGTGGTAATATCATTACAGGCTCCACAATACAGTAGAGTTTCATTTTAGATGACAGTTGCAAATAATTTTGTCTTTTCATGTcatttaattgaattttaattACAAGTTCAGCTAATAACATCGGGATTCAGTTAGGATTTTAAGAGATAGTAGCATCAACCTGATGGTTCACTTTGAACACCTTCAAACTTTTATATAAAATGTTTCAGGAGAGGAAGAAAATCACCAGGAATTATTAAGCATAGTTGATTGCTTTTATAGCATACAACTTAAAACTTACCTAGGGCAATAATTTATACATACAAAACTATGCATGTACAAATCTTAGTAAGAACGATGAAGTAATTTATGGCTTTTTATCATTCAGACAGGAtactagtttgtttacatttgttgaGTAATGAATTAATAATTTATATACATGGTATATTAAAATGTAAAAccaatcaaaatgaaattttgccaAAATGGAGATTTAAATGTTGAAAATGATTGGCAAGAGGAATAGGGTGAATAGTTAGTGTCATGTTCAGAGTTTGGtgatatgtttaaaaaatatatacttttctaAAACAGAATACTTTTAATATTATTTGCTGCTCTTGCTATTGGTACCAGTAAAAGTTCTGAATTATAGAGGataactattttattttagttaCTATTCAACAGTGGTTTTTGTGTTTAGTTGAAGAAAGATCTATTATTTCTACAATGGAACATTTTCAGCTTTTCAATTTAAATGATTGATTAGGTAAGTAGTAACTTTAGTTTTAATAAATTTGTGTTGAGAAATCAGTAGTTAAGAAGATAGTATTTTATAACTGATTTTGTTTTGGTTGAGTATCTGAGAACAGCTATTTTGAAGTCTTATTTAGATATAGACACTTAAGTTAACCTGATATTTAAAGGGATTCAATCTCATTTGGTTTGCAAGTTATTTACTTCAGGGGTTCCTTTTTGTTGTCTTCTAGGTacaaagtaagtgtgtgtgtgtgtgtgtgttttgagagaGATGCagtggaagtctgtggcagatttaTGCTACTGGGGTAAAAAAGGGAATCTATATCTTAAAAGAACATTAACGTCAGTGATGGCTTCTAAAGTTATTTCTATGGCCTACTAAGGTTGAATGTCCTTTTAAACAAATTTTTCAAGTTCATATTGAACATCTTATGGGCTGTGCTGCATAACACATACAGTAAGgaagggatggtcttgtggttaaaacacATAATCTGGAGTCAGAGGAGAGGggttctctccctgtctctgccacaagCATCCACTGTGACACTGGACATTGGACAAATCATTTTACCCCTCTCCATTTAcacctgtaaaataaggataatacttACCTCACATGTTTGTTGTGAgggttaattcattaatgtttgcaagGAAATTTGAAATACTGGATGAAAGATGCCATGAAATAAATAGTATTATAATTATtgtatttgagaaatgctggattTCAAACAATTTTTCCTTTGTtgagtaaaatgtttttttcactgAATATTTTCCTACTTAACATGCTAGAAATATTGTACTATATATAACATACATATCAGCTGTAGTGAAATAGTTCTATTAGAAATTTGCAAATACGATAAATGAACTATGTAAaggaaatggaaataatttttccATGCCTTTTCAGGATTTCAGTCTTCTGTTTAACAGTTAAAACTGTAACATACATCATATTttactgtaatttattttttgttttgatttgtttttgttttcagttcaacAGTTGGTGAAAAATCAGAGGAAGCAACTaaattggaaaaaggaaaatcagCACTAAACAAGGTTTTGGAATCTTTGTGCTCTTACCACTGGCAGCAGATTTTGgctattttgaaatttttaatcCAAGACAAAAATGTTCCTTCACTTTGCAGTTGCCTGCAACCTCATATTATCCATTCAGAAATTCAGAACTCCCTCATTGAAGATGATATCCATGTTCCATTTTGTAGTTCTGATGGACATATGGTGACAAAAAGATGCTGTTTACAAAATCAAAATCCAAACACTTGTTTACcatctctgtgtgtttgtattaAAGATTTGCACTGTTTGCCATGTCAGACTGTAGCTACTGGATGTATTAAGACAGTAGTGAATAAAAGGATTGCTCACAGTTGTAATCCTCATAGGTGCTATACAGGACAACTACAAAACTATAACAACAAGTACTCTGTGACGGCAGCAACTTGTACATCCTTTTCTTCAACCGAAGACTATGATTTGTCAAACAGCGTTAAAAGTTCTAGTAGATCTCGCAGCCCATCACCCCCTCCATTGTCACCTGTACAAAGTAATGAAACTGAAACATTGGAAGGATCACCTATAGATTTTCCAGCTTTAGACAACAAATTTGAAATAACCATTAATCAACCTCCATCTCTCTTGCCAGCAGAAGGAAGCAATAGAGAGTATGAAGATGAAGGTAAACTATGCAAAGGAAAAGGATTTGGTTACTCAAATGAAACGCGGCTGTCAACAGATCAAGAAAGCAGCAAATGTGTTATAAATtctgaaaagtttgaaaatggtgAACATTCTGCCATTTTTCAAGATTTAATTGATCgtattaatgaaaaattaaaatcaatagaaacTACAGATATAACAACCAATCTTGTAAAATTGTCTGAGAGTAACAGGGCACCAGAAAATGATAATGTAAAATTGGGGGACTTCATAACATCTCTATTGCACGATGCTAAAGCAAGTGATTACACTTTTATGGAGTTACTGAGCCAACATGATAAACAAGTGGAAAATAAAATTATCCAAACCAGATTTCGCAAACGTCAGGAAACTTTATTCGCAATGTATAATTCTCCTGATTCACCACTGATTAGGCGACAGTCTTTGCAAATCAAGAGGGAACTTGCAAGTCTTGATGAAACTTTTATAAGGAAAAAGTCAACTTTAGAGAGAAATGTAAAGAAGTCTACAAAAAAATATGGTAAAATGTCAGCAAACAAAGGAGACAGTTACAACATGTTTGAAGACAAAGCTTTAAAAAATCCTGACAATCTAGGTATGAGATGTCAAGCTAAATCCATGTCTTTGCCAGTGTGTCAAGCAGAATCAATGGGACTACCTCTGAATAATTTTGAAACTAACTCTGGTTTTGTAGCATTTTCAGAAAACAACGTTACTCTAGTAGACCAGACTAACTTTGCAAAAACACAAGGAGATTATGCAATTGAAAAAGAGCGTGATCAGAGTCCTTTGAAGGGGGAATATAATGGAATCTTGGGCAGAACTAAACGTAACATTGTGCCTCCTGGATGGTACTCTGTATATGTAACAAATGACTTTTTATGTAGAAAatcctccaaaacaaaaaaatctcctGAAAATTTGGAGAGAGATAATATCGTTAAAGATCTTCAAGCTGAAAGATCTATTGATGTAAATAAGATTGTAAGGAACACAAATCTACAAGTTGTTGTGGAGCGCTTGGAAGATACAATAAACATAGCCAAAAAGACTAAAAGTCCATTGTTGGATAGTTATAAAATATCCAGTACATTTGAGTGTGATATGAACGAAACTGCTAGGAGAGGCCTACATTTTAACATGGGTGAAAAAGGATGTGCAGGACAGAGTTTCCTCCCCCAGTCTCACTTGTCATGCAGCAATACATGCAAAACAGAGTGTGTGCCAACAAGAAAATACAAAGAAGTTCTAGATCAAGGACTTGGTAACAACCTTTTGAAAACTTCATCATCTGATTCAGGCAGATTGACTTTCAGTAATGGGGATGTACAAACAAGATCTGAAGTTGGGGAGAGTGCATCTCTCCTAGGTTACTCTAGCCCAATAAAACTTATGTTTGTCTCAGAGGTTAATAGTAGTGAAGGAGTGAAATATACTTTAACTGCTGCCAGTGCATCTTCTACAGCAAACACCAATCTTTGTTTATTTCAGAAGCATCCAGACACaatatcaggaaaaaaatctaaaacaaGTGATCTTGTTCATGAAATCTGCATTGGAGACTCTGGATATAATGGTAATGAAAGTGACAGTAAAGAGGAATCAAATTTTGATAATGCTGAGACAATTGCAGATACTTGTGCAGCAGGTGAAACTGACTTAAATTATTTTAAGCAAAGTGAAGAAACTGTGGAAAAATCAAATAGTGGCAATGaacctgttttaaaaagaaaacctggtAGGCCTAAAAAAATAGGGCCTCAGGTTGTAAAACAGGTTAAGCGACCAATTGGACGACCTCCAAAGCCTAAAATAAACATGGCTGAAAATAGTGACCTTAGAAGTGAACCCACCAGTATTGGGAAAACCACCAAATCTGATGTAACAGTGATGAAAGAAGTTATCAGTAACAAGAATATTactgtgacagttgtttttggaAGGTCAAGAAGAACTAAAAGGCATGTTTCTGAAGGTAAtatcaatataattaatgctaTGCCTACacaacatgattccaattttacAAATGACTCTAGTGAACTGAGGCAAAATACAGAAACTGAAAGTGGTTTTGCAGAAATAGTAAAAGTCTTACAGGATTCTGCTACTGAAAATGAAGTCTCTGGGTCTGGTTATGAATATATTAGACCTATCAAGAATAATCCACTGTTACCACACCTTTACAGCAATATCATACAACCAAACCAGAAGCCTTTAACTATCACTAGAAAGCCTGGTAGACCAGCAAAGGTAAAAATCTCTGGCATATCAGTGACTGTTAATAGAGTTTCACCTCAGGAAAGAAAAGTAAGTATTAGTGGCTGCCTACCTCCATTACAGCAACAGCAtgtgttagaaaaaaaaatatcacaagAGAAGAATAATCAACCGTGCAATAAGATGAATGAAATAAAGAACGTTCAGAATGACACTACCACGGTTTCATCTGTGATTACTGCAGAATCAAGAAAACATGAAATTCCTTTGAGGCATTCTGTTAGAGACAGAAGACCATCACTGCATTTCTTACATTCATTAGCATCTTCTAGCACATTTACTTGTAGAAGTGCCTTGCTACGTAAATCATATAAGCTCCGTTTGAAAAAAGCTAAGGATCAAAAGGAAAAACGTATGCAATCAAATCTGAGGATAGTATCCAACGATACCTCAGAAACTAAAAATCCAGGGAGTGAAGAAAAGGGTTCAGAGGTAAATGAATTCAGGTCTGTTAATGAAATATCACTGGATCCCATTTTTTCATCAAATCCTTCTCTCAGGTGGTGGGCTACTTCCACTTCACGTGACTCTTTGTTGGAAGAACTAAATAATAGATTTGAACAGATAACTAATACCTGGTTGCAAGTGGGTGGAAATGAATTTGAAAAGCGTTTATATGAAAAAAGCCATCATGTTGAACAAGATTGTAGCATTAAAGTGTCAAGACCTTTGGACACCTGCCTTGTAGAACTTGAAGCATCACCAATAAAAATGCTTTTCCAGAAGAAGTGTAATATAAATGAACTTAGTACTTGGTTTATGCAAACAACAGAAACACAGTCCCTCTCTCTAGTGAGAAAGGCAAATGCTCGCAATCCTTTGGAAGTAATTAGTACTAGAGAGATGAAGATGGGAAGTAAACAATCTGATCTTAATACTACTCCTTTcagaaagcactttaaaaagtttGCACTATCCTCTCCTTCAGAGCCAGCTGGGAAATTACAAATTTTGCATAAAATGGTCCAGGCTCCAGTCTTAAATATGAAAAGTAATTTCACACTAGCCAAATTAAGAAGAACTGAATTTAAGAAGTTACAACATGACAGGTGGAGACAAGTGAAAAAAATGTATAACCATGGAACAGGTGACTGGAAATCTAAAAGGCGAAACTTAAGATTTTTCTGCCAaagccagttttttaaaaatacaagtggGAAAATCAGTGATGTAGTGTCCATGAACCAAGGAAAAAGTACAGTAAAAACCCAGCCCACTGAAATCTTAGAATCTCACAATAGAATCTTGTCAACTGGAACTGAAGTCAAAGATACATTTCTTCCACAGACAATAGAATTGTCGGACTTCAGCACACATCCTGgtttaacaaatatttttaaatcacattcAGAGATAAATGGAACaagttataataaaaaaaatgttggaaAAGCACAGAACCAACTTAAAATGAGTCAAAGTACATGGAGAGCCAAAACCTTTAAAGATTGTAGAATATTTCTGAGAAAACTCAACCATATCGAACAGCATAAATCATTTAAGTTAAACATTTACTCTCCGGAAGCTGTTGAAAATAGAAGCAATCAGACCTACACTGAAGAAAAAAGGCATTGTACTTTAAGGTCCTATTCTGGTAGGCAAGATGtattaaagggaaaagaaaaggatgtGGAGACATGTAAGGGAACTAATCCTTCCAAAATGACTGCAATGCTGGATGACCAGTTAGACagcaaaaaatcaaacaaatgtgTAAATAATGAGAGCCCTGCTGCTAGTTCTGAAGTTCTTAACAAAATAAACATAAGAAAAAGACCACAATGGGAGACCACTGATATGAATATAAGAAAAAGGCATAAGAGACAATCATGCAGTACTGGACAAAtgatgaattattactcaaaataCCAACTAGGTaagtttccccccttcccccccactaaTTTTAAAATACTCATTTTAGAGTATAACCGAAAGAGAAGTAGAATAGCTGGAAACATTAAAATGTGTACTGTGTGGGTCAAAAATATCCAGTCTTCAAAAAGTAGTATTACTGAACAATTTATAATACCAAAAGCATAGTGCTGAAAGTCcagttaaaatttttaaaatactttatcaTTTTACTAAAGTTTGCCATTTGCTTTTACAATAGATATATTACACTATCCAGGCTGAAGATACACTTAATGACAAGCAATGAGCTACTTTTAGTAGCATAGTCTGAGAAAGACAGGTGAAATTCTGACATCATTAAAGtcaaagtcaattggagttttgtcattgatttcaccCATACGGCATAGGCAGGATTTCACCTATGCCGTCCTTGGTATGTCAAGGAGGAGTTAACtacaaaatatatttacattgAGATACAAAGTTACAGCACAGTTAAACAAAAGAATTCATTTTTTCTCATTTGACATTGATTGAAATACAAATCTATAATAGGACTCATAATTAAACAGTAAGATATGACCGGTAGTATTGTGTATTTCTGGGCAATTATTTACTAGAATTTCTGTGGTAGGTCCCGATTCGATGCcacttgaaatcaatgaaaagattTCTGTTGATGCTGATAGATTTTGTAGTGATCCCTTAATATACAAAACCAGATGTGGAGTGATCCTAATTAAGTGAGACATACAATAATCACACTGAAATGCATTTGCCCTAGAATGTTGTATTGCTATTGTGAAATGCAATTTGTACATAAGAAAGAACAGTAAGATATTTATAGGGCATAATTGCGCAGGTTTGACGTTGTCATGGCCATAATATAGTTAAAAATATAGGGTCCGATTGTGAAATTCTTATTCATGTCTGTGAACCCTTACTAACATAAGTAGTCCTGTTGATTTTAATAATACTACTCAGGTGAATAAGTGCTCAGCAGAACAGTAAGGGTTCCACAACAGGGCCCATAATTacaataaaatgaaacatttactaACCTACAATTATATTAGATTATCTGTCCAGGTAGCCCAGAAAAGAGAACTAATTTAAATTATTCAAAACAATGAAGCAAAATCTAATATTTCTCCCCTTGTCTTTTGTATCTAAGAAAACTGTCCCTGGGTAAAGGCAAAATCTAATTTTAGCTGTAAAACGACACATTGAATGAAATTGTACATTGTTTAGAAAATGCAGCACAGAAAGCAACTGTGCTTTCTTGCATTATAAATAAGATAAAGAAGGAAAATTATGAACTGTGTAAAATGGTTCTTATGTCATGCTCACTTCATGTAATCCTACTTCTGCAAAGGTAAATTTTCTACCTAAATTTATACtatctttttttctgtgtgtgcttCAAGTGCATTAATTTTGGAGtgcacacaaaagaaaaaaatagctaAACCCTCTCTTGCTGTAATACAGAAAGTTTGTATTcaaattatatttatttctgagTTTACTTTTTCTAATGACAACAATCTACAAAAAAACTGCAACATACTCTCATGTTAGTTCTGCTTATGAGTAATTTTTACTGATAACTTTCCTCCTTTTTAGTTTGACATCTTTAGAAAATCTGATCACTATTTTAATATTGTTACATTATTTCATTTTAGACTTTGgttacattctttttttttcttttctgttactcATAGTGTCTGTCCCATAGCTGTTGGCATCCATAGAAAGATGTCAAAAAAAGCTCACTTTTAGCATCAAAAGAAGCACTGATCTCAAAGAGGCAAATTTTAGTCAGCCTCAACCTGGTGTTTAAGACCTGATTCTACAATTGCATCCATGCTTGTGGATTTTTGAACTGGTGCAGaacctgtctctccctctctctttcctccctcgCCCCTCTCCCCGTACCCCAATGAATGCAGCTGCAAGATTGGGTTCTAATTTGCATGCATAACTGTTTTCTGGCACATTTCCTGCATCTGAAAGCTTCATGTATATGGAAGCATCATTATGTATGTGTATATTCTTTGGCTTGCATGTGGGTGTTATAGGGTATCAAGAACTACATCGCTTGCTAAGGTTTTCTGTATATTAAATACTTTTATatagataaatagatatttttgtcaacattttcaagTATTTCCTCATATCCGACTGCGGAATACCTTGAGTATTCCTGAAGGAACTTTCTGATGTCCTCTATCTAGAAAACCTGAGAAAAAAGGGCAAGATGTTGATATTGAAAAATTGTGGTTTCAATTTTTGTTGCAATCTGAGAGTTGTATAACCATACACAGGTGGATACTATTGCATTCTTACAGGTcaagacacttttgaaaaagaAGGTGCCCCTGTGATCAAGTCTCAGTCTGACTGCAGAAGAGGACTGATCATACTCTCATATCACATTTTGTTCAAAAAATGGCAAATAGGAGATACTTTGAACTTTATATTATGCTTCTGGCACTTCGATTAGCTTGTGAAGTGGCTGCTGCAATGACATATTTGGATATGTTGAGGGCTTGGTTCCAATGTACTATGAATCTCtgttcttaaactttttttttttttttttttaaaaggcagtgtTGCATTAGACTTGTCTACACGAGCCAAGGATAtcatataaatacatttttagtaaAGGATTTATGGTTCTTGCTAGAAAGGCGCTAACATGATTTCCCCTGTCAATATATTATAGACCTCACCTAGAGGCTTGGCGCTAGCTAAAGTATCCACATAGAGGCTCTGGAGATGGCTAAGCTAAAATAGAATAAACGATCATGTTATGATAAAACGTAACATGATATTGAGACGATACCATGTGAGGAATTCACCATATGATGAATGGTCTAAAGATTTTCAGCAAGAGGTACTGAAAGAACTCTTAAAAATGAGATCAATTATAATTATTTGCAACATAGGGCACCTTTCTTCATCCTATTGTGAACTTTTTCATTTCTGCCTTACATTTTGGCAACCAACAGAGTCGACGGGCTtggagattttatatatttatatataaatacctCCCATCATAGGTATTTGAAAAGGTTTTACTAGCAATGTGTAAAATTACCAGTAGtttgatttatttaattattttcagatTTGAGAGCCCTGTTTTCAAATGTCGATATTTTAATGGGGTACACTCAGCTCAGCACTTCGACAAAATGGGAATTTACAGTCCTAAATACTGACTTGGACGTCCAACTACAGGATTTGGACATCCTGCTTAAGGagcccacatt
This window contains:
- the LCORL gene encoding ligand-dependent nuclear receptor corepressor-like protein isoform X2; its protein translation is MDTCDWRQLLGFESILEGLYGPRLRRDLSLFEDCEPEELTDWSMDEKCSFCNLHKETVSERIPVIGSSQSTPTEELSSQGQSNTDKIECQAENYLNALFRKKDLPQNCDPNIPLVAQELMKKMIRQFAIEYISKSSKIQENRNGSSFEPSLICKNIQMNQTENSLQEEQDSPLDLTVNRTQEQKTQQGDGVLDLSTKKSARLEESTYDPSSSENSVSGSTVGEKSEEATKLEKGKSALNKVLESLCSYHWQQILAILKFLIQDKNVPSLCSCLQPHIIHSEIQNSLIEDDIHVPFCSSDGHMVTKRCCLQNQNPNTCLPSLCVCIKDLHCLPCQTVATGCIKTVVNKRIAHSCNPHRCYTGQLQNYNNKYSVTAATCTSFSSTEDYDLSNSVKSSSRSRSPSPPPLSPVQSNETETLEGSPIDFPALDNKFEITINQPPSLLPAEGSNREYEDEGKLCKGKGFGYSNETRLSTDQESSKCVINSEKFENGEHSAIFQDLIDRINEKLKSIETTDITTNLVKLSESNRAPENDNVKLGDFITSLLHDAKASDYTFMELLSQHDKQVENKIIQTRFRKRQETLFAMYNSPDSPLIRRQSLQIKRELASLDETFIRKKSTLERNVKKSTKKYGKMSANKGDSYNMFEDKALKNPDNLGMRCQAKSMSLPVCQAESMGLPLNNFETNSGFVAFSENNVTLVDQTNFAKTQGDYAIEKERDQSPLKGEYNGILGRTKRNIVPPGWYSVYVTNDFLCRKSSKTKKSPENLERDNIVKDLQAERSIDVNKIVRNTNLQVVVERLEDTINIAKKTKSPLLDSYKISSTFECDMNETARRGLHFNMGEKGCAGQSFLPQSHLSCSNTCKTECVPTRKYKEVLDQGLGNNLLKTSSSDSGRLTFSNGDVQTRSEVGESASLLGYSSPIKLMFVSEVNSSEGVKYTLTAASASSTANTNLCLFQKHPDTISGKKSKTSDLVHEICIGDSGYNGNESDSKEESNFDNAETIADTCAAGETDLNYFKQSEETVEKSNSGNEPVLKRKPGRPKKIGPQVVKQVKRPIGRPPKPKINMAENSDLRSEPTSIGKTTKSDVTVMKEVISNKNITVTVVFGRSRRTKRHVSEGNINIINAMPTQHDSNFTNDSSELRQNTETESGFAEIVKVLQDSATENEVSGSGYEYIRPIKNNPLLPHLYSNIIQPNQKPLTITRKPGRPAKVKISGISVTVNRVSPQERKVSISGCLPPLQQQHVLEKKISQEKNNQPCNKMNEIKNVQNDTTTVSSVITAESRKHEIPLRHSVRDRRPSLHFLHSLASSSTFTCRSALLRKSYKLRLKKAKDQKEKRMQSNLRIVSNDTSETKNPGSEEKGSEVNEFRSVNEISLDPIFSSNPSLRWWATSTSRDSLLEELNNRFEQITNTWLQVGGNEFEKRLYEKSHHVEQDCSIKVSRPLDTCLVELEASPIKMLFQKKCNINELSTWFMQTTETQSLSLVRKANARNPLEVISTREMKMGSKQSDLNTTPFRKHFKKFALSSPSEPAGKLQILHKMVQAPVLNMKSNFTLAKLRRTEFKKLQHDRWRQVKKMYNHGTGDWKSKRRNLRFFCQSQFFKNTSGKISDVVSMNQGKSTVKTQPTEILESHNRILSTGTEVKDTFLPQTIELSDFSTHPGLTNIFKSHSEINGTSYNKKNVGKAQNQLKMSQSTWRAKTFKDCRIFLRKLNHIEQHKSFKLNIYSPEAVENRSNQTYTEEKRHCTLRSYSGRQDVLKGKEKDVETCKGTNPSKMTAMLDDQLDSKKSNKCVNNESPAASSEVLNKINIRKRPQWETTDMNIRKRHKRQSCSTGQMMNYYSKYQLA
- the LCORL gene encoding ligand-dependent nuclear receptor corepressor-like protein isoform X3: MSFESILEGLYGPRLRRDLSLFEDCEPEELTDWSMDEKCSFCNLHKETVSERIPVIGSSQSTPTEELSSQGQSNTDKIECQAENYLNALFRKKDLPQNCDPNIPLVAQELMKKMIRQFAIEYISKSSKIQENRNGSSFEPSLICKNIQMNQTENSLQEEQDSPLDLTVNRTQEQKTQQGDGVLDLSTKKSARLEESTYDPSSSENSVSGSTVGEKSEEATKLEKGKSALNKVLESLCSYHWQQILAILKFLIQDKNVPSLCSCLQPHIIHSEIQNSLIEDDIHVPFCSSDGHMVTKRCCLQNQNPNTCLPSLCVCIKDLHCLPCQTVATGCIKTVVNKRIAHSCNPHRCYTGQLQNYNNKYSVTAATCTSFSSTEDYDLSNSVKSSSRSRSPSPPPLSPVQSNETETLEGSPIDFPALDNKFEITINQPPSLLPAEGSNREYEDEGKLCKGKGFGYSNETRLSTDQESSKCVINSEKFENGEHSAIFQDLIDRINEKLKSIETTDITTNLVKLSESNRAPENDNVKLGDFITSLLHDAKASDYTFMELLSQHDKQVENKIIQTRFRKRQETLFAMYNSPDSPLIRRQSLQIKRELASLDETFIRKKSTLERNVKKSTKKYGKMSANKGDSYNMFEDKALKNPDNLGMRCQAKSMSLPVCQAESMGLPLNNFETNSGFVAFSENNVTLVDQTNFAKTQGDYAIEKERDQSPLKGEYNGILGRTKRNIVPPGWYSVYVTNDFLCRKSSKTKKSPENLERDNIVKDLQAERSIDVNKIVRNTNLQVVVERLEDTINIAKKTKSPLLDSYKISSTFECDMNETARRGLHFNMGEKGCAGQSFLPQSHLSCSNTCKTECVPTRKYKEVLDQGLGNNLLKTSSSDSGRLTFSNGDVQTRSEVGESASLLGYSSPIKLMFVSEVNSSEGVKYTLTAASASSTANTNLCLFQKHPDTISGKKSKTSDLVHEICIGDSGYNGNESDSKEESNFDNAETIADTCAAGETDLNYFKQSEETVEKSNSGNEPVLKRKPGRPKKIGPQVVKQVKRPIGRPPKPKINMAENSDLRSEPTSIGKTTKSDVTVMKEVISNKNITVTVVFGRSRRTKRHVSEGNINIINAMPTQHDSNFTNDSSELRQNTETESGFAEIVKVLQDSATENEVSGSGYEYIRPIKNNPLLPHLYSNIIQPNQKPLTITRKPGRPAKVKISGISVTVNRVSPQERKVSISGCLPPLQQQHVLEKKISQEKNNQPCNKMNEIKNVQNDTTTVSSVITAESRKHEIPLRHSVRDRRPSLHFLHSLASSSTFTCRSALLRKSYKLRLKKAKDQKEKRMQSNLRIVSNDTSETKNPGSEEKGSEVNEFRSVNEISLDPIFSSNPSLRWWATSTSRDSLLEELNNRFEQITNTWLQVGGNEFEKRLYEKSHHVEQDCSIKVSRPLDTCLVELEASPIKMLFQKKCNINELSTWFMQTTETQSLSLVRKANARNPLEVISTREMKMGSKQSDLNTTPFRKHFKKFALSSPSEPAGKLQILHKMVQAPVLNMKSNFTLAKLRRTEFKKLQHDRWRQVKKMYNHGTGDWKSKRRNLRFFCQSQFFKNTSGKISDVVSMNQGKSTVKTQPTEILESHNRILSTGTEVKDTFLPQTIELSDFSTHPGLTNIFKSHSEINGTSYNKKNVGKAQNQLKMSQSTWRAKTFKDCRIFLRKLNHIEQHKSFKLNIYSPEAVENRSNQTYTEEKRHCTLRSYSGRQDVLKGKEKDVETCKGTNPSKMTAMLDDQLDSKKSNKCVNNESPAASSEVLNKINIRKRPQWETTDMNIRKRHKRQSCSTGQMMNYYSKYQLA